TACTTTTGTTATAACAATATTATAGATCGTAGCTAATAgaataaattttacaaaattgtATGCCCATGCTGAATATGAAAGTAGACAATAACATATGACAAAAACATGGACAAAAAGATTATGAAAATTGGgtattttaaaaagaataaaaaatagaagGTTTGTATTAAGTGTAATTAGGGATGAGAGGTGAGATTTAGTAAGTTTATAAGAAACCTATATATTATTGATCTTTTATGCTGCCACTCTCTACCCATCCTTATTCTTTTTTTGGCAATTGAATCAATTAGTTACATTTTATTATTCTATCAGTTGCATTAGTCTTCATGATATCCTTCATTCACTtataaattgcatttttttagTAGTGatgttaaatattttaattctaattaacattgatttttttctttttagaaaaAATCCTCAGATACGAGTCCAACTTGTTGGGATTTATTTCAAAAGACACATAGAGTTAAAGGTAACCCAGAAAAGTGGGTTTCTTCAAAATCAGAGATGGTTGCTGTAAGTGTCAATTTCATGAACTCGCTGAACATGTTATATTAATGTTTGTATGAATGATATACTATTTCTTTTATCTAAAATGCATGTACTATATGTGATTGTTCTGTGTTGTACACATGTATGAATTAATGTTCGTATCGATGATGTTCTAATGATATGTTAATATCTTATATGCTAAAATGTTTGTACTAGAATGGGTCATACTATGTTGTATCAATGCATGAAGTAGTGTTTGTAATAATGATGTTATAATGGTGCGTTAATGCTTTTATCTACTAAATTTATTGGACTAGATGTAGTTGTATTAATGATGTGCTAATGCATCAACTCATGTCTGTATTGatgttgttttaatgtttttatctACTAAAATGCGTGTACTATATATGGATGTGTTAATGCATGTGCTATGCATGGTTCTTATGAACTAGTGCAAATTCAGGAATGTGCAAGTTCTTATGAATTATTAATATTAAGTTATTTTGTGTTTTGGCTGATTATATTCTGCTtctttactaaattattatttcaGAATGAGTATGAAAAAAGGATTATTGAGAGGGATTCACAAGAGGCACCTGGAGATGATGTTTCTAGTCATCAATCTGACAACCTCATCTTCTTAGATGTTGTTGGAGGTGTGGATAAGAAGGGTCGTATATATGGTTTGGGACCAGAAGCAGCAAAGTACAAGCCGTCTAAATCTTTCACATCTGACTGTATCTCTTCATCTGAGTATGAACAAATGAGGACTGTTATTTCTGATTTGTCTGTTGAAAACAAAACTCTTAAAGATAAACTTAAGACTCGTGAGGATTTGATTCGTGCATCACAGGAAGACTCACGTTTGCTTAGAGAACAATTATTCCGATTTATGGAAACTTTTTCTGCAGGTCATCTACCTCCACGTCCGGATCAAACTCCATCTTCACCCACTTCTTGAAAAACATTACTAAATTGTAGTGAATACATTTTTGTTTGTCATCTCCTAATTTTCAAGGACAATGATAGTAGTATTTTTGTTGTAATTTCTTAATTTTAAGAGCTTTGCTTGGACTATTTTAGTTGTAATATCTACTGTCAACAAGAAAAAAACTATGGTTTTAATGTTTAGTTTTGAGAACAAGTTTTTAGCAATACTAGTTTTTATTTGGAGAATATTTATGATATTCACAAAAACAGCTTCTAGTGTTTTATATTATgactgatttattttaattatgatgatAAAGTAAATTTTCAGTtacaatattaattaaatttgtcAGGAAATTTAGATTTTCAGCATCATCATGCAGGTCACTAAATAATGTTTATCTAATTTAGTGATGAAATATAAATGTcactaaatttatttatttaatttagtgaCGGAAAATATTCCTCATAAAACGAATATCCATTCATTAATCTTCAGTATTTAGTGACGGATTAGAAACATCACTACCATAATTACTGAGGTATTTAATAATCCCTCACTAATTATTGAcggattttcttttgattttcagtGACGGAAGTTTAATTTAGTGACGGATTGTTCCGTATCTATTTGTGAGGGAATTTGAATTTCCTCACAAACAATTTGCGATATTGAAATTCGGTACAAATATTCGCTCGTCACTAAATCCGTCATTAAAAGTGTTTGTGACGGAATTTTCGGGCATTAGTGATGGAATATTACCctctctaaatttaatttttttagtagtatatatatatatatatatatatatatatatatatatatatatatatatatatatatatatatatatatatatatatatatatatatatatatatatatatatatatatatatatatatatatatatgcgcagATGAATGACATAAGATGTATGAAAAGGTgcaacaaacaaatcaaacacatACAAATAAACGAAAAAAACTATAATAACAAGTAGTtaaagggaaaagctaacatgtaccccaagggcacaagttaatgaattatttatagtaatatttttttgaaacgCGTGCATTTAATGTATCGAatttttaaatatgactttattgcatttaattacatttaacattttctaattatagtatccttaataTGTGTCCTAAagacacatgttagcatgacccatagTTAAACAACCACCGCAACTCAAGTCCAAAAAAATCCAATTAGTAACGGTAATCAAAAGAAGGATCAAGCTAGAGTTCAAGTCAATTGAACCACCAACACAAATTAAAGACTACCAAGAACACAGATGAGAGACTAAATCTATAAATATCTTATTTGATTATATCGATAGTGGTTAGGAGGCTTATCTCAGATaatatttaactatttatttaataCAAGTTAAAATATCTCTTTCGTTAATTATTATATATGCTTATACCACTttaaaaagtatttatattttatggtatataaatatctcaaatccATTAGCTGCAAAATATATGTTTGAGGCAATCTACAAACATAGTGATCTAGACCACCAACAAGAATCCTAATCGTAGTTTTTAACTTTGGCTCAACTCTCAAGTAGCCACTCTCTACCATAATGCTTAAGTGCGACCATAAATGATTTAAGTGCGCAGCCATCATTAAGTTCATTAACAAATTAAGTTCAAAAAGCAACTTTGCAATTAATTCATCAAGATAATCTATCTTTCTCTTTGTGATCTCAGTTACCTGCGTGTCTCCAGTTCTCAATTTCCTAACCAATACTTTGTACCTTTTCTTCTAATTTTTAGTAGGTGCCATTTTTTAGTGGTCAAATACGCGTTATGGTTCATCTAATTAATCTCAGAAAGcatttaaaaatataaacatcaatatattattagtttttttggaCGCATTATCTATACCATAATTACGTACTATCATTTGTATGCTTTGAATCTTTTGATCAACAAAAAACTTAAGCAACCACTACCATCCACTTTTATAacgataatataataatatatatgtatgtTTTTCAGTATTTTAATAACGTCACTTTTGCTATCATCACCGTATgttcaaatttattttaaaaacggCGTTTGTgtcattataataattataaagaaAGGATTAATTATAGACAAGGATCATGTAtagtatatataaaattaattctgGAGTGCAAAGTTGTACGGTTCATGACATTAAAACATCTTCTACATCAACAAGGAATTGGTCTTGCATGCACAGTAGAATTAAAATATTATACAACATCTAACGAATATGTAAATGTATTTGTGTTATTTGTTATGTATCATTTATTATATAATACAATaataattctataaaaaaatttaatcgaTTTGTACCTGTCAAAGACTTAATAATACTTAAGGTGCTTTAGTGGTAgtgtataaaattaaaataatttatgacTGTCAAATTATTACAAGTATTAATTTTTGCAATCTTTTAGTCTAGTACTTAGTTCAACTAACTGCTCTCATTCAAAAGTATGATTAATTGTTATGATAGTTAGCAGTTAGTTTGACTAAGTTGTTATGACACTTCAAAGTTACTTGTAGTTAGTTATAAGTTTCTTAGAGCTCAAATAACTTTTAGCTCTCCTATATATTGGATAATAGATCATTGTAAATCTAAGGTATAAATTATGAATGAAAAAATGAATATGAGATTTACAATAACATATCTTAGTTTCAACTTTCAACATGATATCAATTGTCTAGCCGGTTCAATCTTCTCTGTTGGCTAATCTTTCTTTATCTGTTTTCTCTGTACTGCTTATGTTAAAGCTTGCATCAATTACATATGTTGATGAATAATCTCTCGCCTAAAAGAACTAGGGGCTTTACAAGCTCAATGATTTTTCCATATATTTGTTTGtggtataaaaataaaaaggttaGATGAAATTTCATTTTAACAAGTATAtattgaagaaaataatattacCAGAGAAGATGTTACATTAAAGAAccaactttaaattttttttctcttgcaATTCATTTTAGAGAATGGTGTTGTACTTCATGAAACTTCTTTCATTATCACAGTTTTTTTTATGTTAAGTTTGCATTTCAGCACTTTGCATCCAAGATGGATCGTTGTGGCATTCACGTTCTAATTGGATGGTGAGGGTTTTACATGAATTGATGATGTTTCATGTGGACTGATGAGTTGAAAATAATTTGACAGTTGTTACTTTAtaaatggacgacaaagatttATTAATGTTTCATCAAATTGGAGAAACTTCTTTCTCTttgtaggatcaagcgcttacgtaccactgcgctaaaagcaattgctgttagtgagagcgcaactttatttccttatagtatgagccctcaggggcacctaaagcgaggtttgtaagctctctctaggcgccatgggttgggatgttaagcccattcgaatccctaagggtgacactggatttatttatccaacaatctccccccccccccccccccccccccaatgtCAGCCGAGGGGATTCGAACCaatgaccatgctctgataccacttgtagaATCAAGCGCTTACTAgtgcgctaaaagcaattgctgttagtgagaGAGCAACTTTATTTtcttatagtatgagccctcaggggctgcacctaaagcgaggtttgtaagctctctctaggcgccatgggttgggatgttaagcccattcaAATCCCTAAGagtgacgctggatttatttatccaacacCCTTGGATGCCAACTCAATCGAGAGaataattcataaataaaaagtaaatataaGGCGCTAAAACATTTTTCCCTCGGTTGCCAACTATTTACCCTGATTTTTGATCCACAACCGCTAGTTTCTTATTaaaggttacttgcaggatcatCTAGAGAATCCTAGGACGTAGTACTTAAATTTTAGCAAGTTTCTGTATAAATTTGTAGTAATGTGAACGTTAAACTACTGAAGAATTCGACAATTGCCAGAATCTTTGgactaacaaagaaattaaagagAGTCCAAATGTAAAGAAATGAAAAATAgttgaaatgaaaaacaaacttgAAAGGATAGCATTATATTcaaatgaaaatgaactttgCTTGAAATTCATGAACTGAACGCATACATACATTTTCTagaaaaaaacactttttctcACTTTGGCACGAATACTTTGAGTTTCTATAGAAATGTAACAAATGCGGACCTCTAAAATTGTAAACAAATGTTGTTTGTATATAAATTCTAACATAATTGTCTACAACGGTCGACTAAGAAAAAATTGTCACGTTTCCAACCCCATGCAGATTTCGTCATGCAAGCTTCCTCGTGTCCTTGAGTAAATGTCTGCTCTGATCCATTCTATCTCGCCTTGACTATGCTTTCAAGTAATAAGAAACTCCAAAATTTTGCTAATTCTTTAAAACTGCATGATCCTGGTTTCCCCAGTGAAAAGAATTCAACTAAGGTCATGGGTGTTTCATCTGGCCATTCAACGAAGCCAGTTAGACTAACTAACCTCTGAGGTCGACTGAGACCTTTTCGACAAAAGCATAAGTATTCAAACTCAAATTTTAAAACTTTGACCCCTTTGCCTTTCTTAAACTTATGTCAAAAATCAAAGGTAACACCAAATCAACCGAGGGAAATGGTAAAATGCAGCTGTTGAAATTCAAAGGGGGTTGATCAAAACATTTTCTCTTAATTGCCAACTCAATTGAGGGAATatgtcataaataaataaaataataaaatgcaCTAAAATTCAATTGAGGGGATTTGAAGGGGGTTGATCAAATCTTTTTCCCTTGATTGCCTTCTACCGAGGGAATAAgttataaagaaaataaacactACTACGTAAATGTCCTTTCACCACGGTTGGAAAAGAGATACGATCATGATTGACCAATTGTGGTAAGGTAAGGAGTAGTAGTAAATATGCTGCTTTCCACCATGAGCTTGTGATCGTGATAATAAACTATGTTGCACGCTACATATCAGAACAATTATCTCAAACAACTATGGTGAAATATATTAAGGTCACATGTTCGATTCTCATCCATAGCAAGGTATATAATAATTGATGCTCTAGCTATCACTACGGCCATTTAATCAATTGTGGTGAAAGactttggtttttaaatattttaattattccaTATATACCCCTTTTTTTAGTACTTGTACTTTATACGCTATATTTTACCATTATAGAACCAACAAATATGCATATCTTTGTAACCAAAATATGACTATAATATATTTCCATCAAACCCAAAAATATAGCAAACATATAATTTCAAAACATGACTATACCAAAACGTAACAAACCTAAATATTATTTACATCCAACACAAATATATAGCAAACTTATATTACAAACTCATATGTGACCAACCTTGCTTATAAAGCGCATTGAAGCAAAATGTCCAACGTGTACGAACGTATTTAAAGTCTTCTTGTGAGAATGGTGCAATATTGTTAAACATCTATCTAAAAAagtgaaggaaattgaagatcgcatgatttgaaataatagaaaacttgaatatttaaatgttattataaatatatatatacctGAACCCAAGAATCAACAATTCCGACAAATATAATGTTTAACATGTGCTCCATGACTAAAAAAACCACACTTGTATCCTCATTTCTATTTTCTCGTCTACAAATGTAAACATTTAATGAATATATCATCACACATGcatgtaattataaataaataaataaataaataaataaataaatgtcagGGATAATCCACTTACCGAAGGCGTACAAAATGCATACTTTTTTACTTCTAACTCCATTCAACATATTGTGTTACACCATAACTTTGTATATTGAAAAGATTTAAACATATTACACGCTAAGCTAAGTACAAAGTCAAAGATAATATTACTAAGTCTCATATAAACTTACGTAGAAATAATATGTTTCATCTTTGGTTCAAGTGATTTACCTAAGAAACATAGCTTAACTACTATATTCGTGCGAAGAGAGATAATGATTAATTGCCAATGATCATTGAGTGAACACAAACATAATTAGTACGTATTTGGTAAAACATGGAAAATAACTATAATAGATAAACCACAATTTCAAAATTACTCACTCATCGATAAGTGGTGCTAAGTAACAATCTTGATTCTTCTCACTTAACCGTGATGATATGAATGATTCAACCAGTTTTGAAGAATTATTTATAATTCGTGTACTAAATGGATTCAAGAATCCATAAATATCCGATTTTTTAAATCTATACAAACATAGTGAGTTGTGCACTGACATCAAGTATAGGATCGTGGGTTCAAATCCATGACATCCTACTTGTTCATCTTTAAAGGATAAACTCCAGCCACTGTGctacatgataaaaaaaaaacgaCGAATGTACCATAATGAGATACTTAATTCTATACTTACGTGCACCACGAATGTAGTATCCTACATCCAGCTACTCATTTCCAAACATAAAATCCTTTATATCTTTAAGATAGACATAGAAAACCTCTAGATCCCGAGTCCCGATCGAGATCTAATTGAAGGAACAAATATCTCATTATGGATATCAATATGGACAGTTGAATGACTTCCTCTTGTGTTCGCACCACCTACAACAACTTTTTAAGGCAATTGATCATCATATTCATTTGCATATAGTTGGACGATACCACCCAATATCTGCGTcataaaaataacaacaacacaaaacacATTTTCAACACAATATGTCctatatttcaaataaaaaactaaaatcatATTTATCCAGATAAAACACTATTTTCACATACCTCAACGAACTTAGCTGTCTCTTTTCTAGGGTGGAAAACATGCATGTCCACCCCGTTGAGGCC
The sequence above is drawn from the Vicia villosa cultivar HV-30 ecotype Madison, WI unplaced genomic scaffold, Vvil1.0 ctg.003444F_1_1, whole genome shotgun sequence genome and encodes:
- the LOC131640986 gene encoding uncharacterized protein LOC131640986, whose translation is MLNMKKKSSDTSPTCWDLFQKTHRVKGNPEKWVSSKSEMVANEYEKRIIERDSQEAPGDDVSSHQSDNLIFLDVVGGVDKKGRIYGLGPEAAKYKPSKSFTSDCISSSEYEQMRTVISDLSVENKTLKDKLKTREDLIRASQEDSRLLREQLFRFMETFSAGHLPPRPDQTPSSPTS